The Doryrhamphus excisus isolate RoL2022-K1 chromosome 1, RoL_Dexc_1.0, whole genome shotgun sequence genome includes a window with the following:
- the LOC131136460 gene encoding ribosomal protein S6 kinase beta-2-like, protein MAGVFDIDLDTEDVTDTEDEGCDGTVTEPDDVQKEEVVLTSECVNRDSERVGPDCFELLTVLGKGAYGKVFQVRKVQGALSGKIFAMKVLRKAKIVCNAKDTAHTRAERDILETVRHPFIVDLLYAFQTGGKLYLILEYLSGGELFMQLEKEGIFMEDTACFYLGEITLALGHLHSHGIIYRDLKPENIMLNHQGHIKLTDFGLCKESIHDGSVTHTFCGTIEYMAPEILTRCGHNRVADWWSLGCLMYDMMTGSPPFTAENRKKTIDKILKCKLNLPPYLTIDAKDLIKKLLKKNPAQRLGSSKADYGDIQKHPFFKQIKWDDLLNKSVEPPYKPQLLSDEDVSQFDTRFTRQTPVDSPDDTALNQSAALTFAGFTYVAPSVLDSLKEGFSFEPRLRPVRRHNSCPRTPVSPSTFSSAGPFKSNIDGEPGLYSPTSDSESPSPVPLENGSASQPISTPARNKKEEGHHR, encoded by the exons ATGGCGGGAGTATTCGACATTGACTTGGATACTGAAGACGTCACTGACACAGAG GATGAGGGTTGTGATGGCACCGTGACAGAGCCAGATGA TGTACAGAAAGAGGAGGTGGTGCTGACCAGTGAATGTGTAAACAGAGACAGTGAGAGAGTCGGGCCTGATTGTTTTGAGCTTCTCACTGTGCTTGGAAAAGGTGCCTATGGCAAG gttttccaGGTGAGGAAAGTTCAAGGTGCCTTGTCAGGAAAAATATTTGCCATGAAAGTGCTGAGAAAG GCTAAGATAGTGTGTAATGCTAAAGACACTGCCCATACACGTGCTGAAAGGGACATCCTGGAGACAGTGAGACACCCTTTCATTGTGGATCTCCTCTACGCCTTCCAGACTGGTGGAAAACTCTACCTTATTCTAGAGTACCTAAGTG GAGGGGAACTTTTCATGCAATTAGAGAAGGAAGGCATCTTCATGGAGGACACAGCTTG TTTCTACCTCGGAGAGATCACGCTGGCTCTTGGTCACCTCCACTCTCATGGGATTATTTACAGAGACCTCAAACCTGAGAACATCATGCTGAATCATCAAG GACACATCAAGCTAACTGACTTTGGGCTCTGCAAAGAGTCCATTCATGATGGAAGCGTTACACACACATTCTGTGGCACCATAGAGTACAT GGCCCCTGAGATCCTGACGCGGTGTGGCCACAACAGAGTAGCAGACTGGTGGAGCCTTGGATGCCTGATGTACGACATGATGACTGGATCG CCTCCATTCACAGCAGAAAACCGGAAAAAAACCATTGATAAGATCTTGAAATGTAAACTCAATCTTCCTCCGTATCTGACCATTGATGCCAAGGACCTCATCAAAAAG TTGCTGAAGAAGAATCCAGCCCAAAGACTTGGCTCCAGCAAAGCAGACTACGGTGATATCCAA AAACATCCATTCTTCAAACAAATTAAGTGGGATGACCTTTTGAACAAGAGTGTGGAGCCACCGTACAAGCCACAGTTG CTGTCAGATGAAGATGTGAGCCAGTTTGACACCAGGTTCACAAGGCAGACACCAGTGGACAGTCCTGACGATACCGCCCTCAACCAGAGTGCAGCGCTCACCTTTGCT GGCTTCACTTATGTGGCTCCTTCAGTCCTCGACAGCTTAAAAGAAGGTTTCTCCTTTGAGCCCCGATTGAGGCCTGTTCGCCGACACAACAGTTGCCCACGCACACCTgtcag tcccTCAACATTTTCCTCTGCTGGGCCCTTTAAGTCAAACATTGATGGAGAGCCAGGACTCTATTCTCCCACATCCGACTCAGAAAGTCCATCTCCTGTGCCTTTGGAGAATGGATCTGCTAGTCAGCCTATCAGTACTCCTGCCAGGAACAAGAAGGAAGAGGGACACCACAGATAA